The following DNA comes from Buteo buteo chromosome 7, bButBut1.hap1.1, whole genome shotgun sequence.
AAGCCAGGCTCAGTGACTGTGTGTGGCTctactaaaaattaaaaaggtttgcaaagaaatgctttgcaaagAGCAGCACGGCAGCTCCCCTGAAACCACAGGGGCTTGTCTGCTGGTTAAACAAATATACActggatattttttatttgccttttgttttacaATGTGTGCTTGAGTTACAAGCCAGGCGTGAGCCATAGGGTGAGCTCTACGTCACAACAATAGGAACTAGaagtgttttcattaaaaaaaggaaaagctgaattaCTGCACCTCTGCCTGACTCCAGGCAGTCCCAGGGAGATATGACACCAGCAAAACAGCTGCATTTCATGTCCCTCCAGGGTGGGAGCTGGAAAGTAAGAGtaactgcagaaaaggaaatgaaactgCTGGACGGAGTTATCCAGCCCTGAGCTAGAGTTGATGATTAATCAGCTTTGGCAGGGAAAACAGGTTTCTCTGGACTCCTCTAGTTTTTTGCACagcacctctgcctgcctgccgcAGCCCAGCCAAGCgggtggtgggttttggggtgcccctGTGTGCCCACCATCCCCCTCAAGGCAGGGGATGAAGGTTGTGAAAAAGCCATGTCACTCTTGCACCACCAACCTGACTCAGGGCTCCAGGGCCGCAGCTCAGCTGCCTCTGGCTTCCTCCCGGCCCAGCGTTGTCATCCTTttttagtaaaaagaaaaaaatgtccctTGTGAGCGGTAGGGGGGAGGTGGCTGTGACCATCCTGGCCTATCAAGCCTTTGTGACTCAGATCCAAGAAATCATGTGCTTGGACATAAAAATAAAGGCGGTTCAGTTTCCTTTCATTTATCTTCTGCATTTTGAGGTTTCATGGTCCTAGCTAACAGTAGTGTGTTTTCCTGGTGCTTCAAGTTTCAAGCAAAATGCCAATTTTTAGGGCTCAGGTGAAAACCCCTAAAGCACTGGCAGACCCTGCCAGTTGCTGGCTGTAGTGAGAGCTCTCAGACAATCGGGGAGTCCTCCCTGTCTCCCTCTTTCCatcctccccagccccggggctTCTTCCACCTCTTTCCcgttgctgtgggttttttccagacGTAGAGCATTTCCTCTGGGCTGCCCAAGCAGCAGCTTAGCCTGAATCTAGCTGGAGGGATGAGTTGTATCATATCTAATAAAAACCTGCCCCGACACTTGATGGCATGTCCTTGCAACCTAGCAGCCCCACCAATCCCCTGGGCTGCACGGAGACATCGTTAGACATCTGAGGTCCAGCTGAGCAGAAATGCCCCGGGCAAAGTCCTACTGCTGGTAAACTGAGGATGTCCAGCAGGAACTCAGGCGAGCTGAAAGCACAGCAGTTAGCCtctggctgtttttttaaatacatgcacTTACCAAAAAAATGAGGTGGTTTCCCAGGGCCTGATGCTGGGCATGGGTGCCAGAGAATCCGGCTCTGTCACAGCTGCCTGGCTAACAGTGCCTTGCTTCACCCAGTGTATCTTCTTATTGCAAggagacagtgaagaaaaagcGGGAGAGGATTGTGAGTGAGTTCGGGAAGCTGCATCGGCTGCTGGCTGACGAGGAGAAGCTGCTACTCcagaagctggaggaagaggagaagcgGATTCTACTGATGATCAATGAAAACCTGGCCAGGCTGGTGGAGCAGAAGTCCTTGCTGGAGGAGCTGATCCTGGAGATAAAGGAGAAGACCCAGCAGCCAGCTGATGGGCTGCTCAAGGTCAGGCTATGCCACCAGCCCCACTAACTCAGCCTCGATGCCTTTGCCATCTGGGTGGGtggccagggccaggctggcTGGTGGGCATGAGGCTCTGGATCCTCACACCGAGAACggtttttctcttctccttctaGGACATGAAAAGCGTCCTGAGCAGGTAGGTACCCGTGCTCGTTCACTCTACCAACCTGGCTGCCTCCAGGCTCTGAGATGTTCGTGTCTGCTCCATGCCAGCCACCCCCTGTTCTCCCTGCCCAGCATCTGGTTTGGTCCTCCCTGGGGCTGACAAAGAAAGGACTGAGACCAGTAGGGGCTGGAGAAGAGACTCCATCCTCTTCTTCCAGAgccccagagccaagggcttgcCTGGCCTTGTGGTGTGTGAGATGTGTCCTCTCCTAAGGGACATGCTGCCCAGGTGGCCTTGCTCCTTCTTTCCCAGGGACTGGTACTGCTGGTCCCCATGTCATTTAGCTCTGGTCCCATCAGGCTTGCTGATAAGCCAGCAGTTATCCCTAGTGCTCTTCACAGCTGGAGAGCTCAAGGGAGGAGATGCCTCCATGCAGCCAACAGAAAGGCATTAAACCCGACCTCAGCAGGAGActggctgtgctgtgggctCTGGATACAGCCCATGGGCATCACTCTTCTTTCAGGTGCGAGGGGATGAAGTTCCAGTCCCCCAAGGCTGTGTCTGTGACCCTGAAGGAAAACTACAGTATCCCCGAGCACTGCCTGGGCATGAGGGAAATGCTGAAGAAGTTCAAAGGTAAAGGAGCTGCTTTTGTGCCAGCTCCTGGCTCCTGGCTCCAGTCCACCCCCCATACCCTGGGGCACAGGGAGGTTTTTTCAACAAGCTTTGTCCAGCTGGTCCCAGTTTGTGTACTGATGAACTCAGGCTGGTTCCATGGTGGGGACACCTTCCTCATTCTGGATGGGTTGTGAGGTGACCCTGAAGGCTAAGAGGTCGCTCTGGAGTTTCAGGCTCTGTGTTGCCCACAAActcttgttttcagtgttggctgtttctgaagctgtgccaggggctgcagagccACCCTTATTCTGTTCTTGCTCTGCAGCCAGATGCCAAATATTTTGATATGGTTTATAGTTAGCATGATTTTATGTATTGCAGTTCCCCACTGCCAGGCAGTGCTGGGAGCTGTGCAAAACCACAGGCACAAGCAAATAAATGTAGGAGGTAGGAAGAGCTGGAAGAGCCCAGCATCTGGGTTGCAGACACCCACTCGTGCCTGCACCTGCAGACCTCTGAAGCCCCATCTGTCCTTCCACCCTTCTCTCGCTCCAGTGGATGTGACTCTGGACCCTGAGACGGCACACCCTGACCTTACCCTGTCTGAGGACCGCAAGAGTGTGCGGCGCGGGAGCAAGAAGCTGCTTCTGTCCCTCTTCGACAGCCCCAAGAGGTTCAGCACCACTCCGGCAGTGCTGGGGAGTCAGGTCTTCTTCTCAGGCCGCTGCTACTGGGAGGTGCAAGTGGGAGACAAGCCCGAGTGGGGCCTGGGGCTGTGTCGGGAGTCTGCCAGCCGGAAAGGCAATGTCCTCTTCTCCCCAGACAATGGCTACTGGTTGCTGCGGCTGCAAAATGGGGGCAACTACGAGGCCCTCACCTTGCCTGTCTCCCCGCTGACCCTGACCGTAAGACCCCGGCGCATTGGGATCTTCCTGGACTACGAGGCAGGAGAAATCTCCTTTTACAATGTGAGCGACCGCTCCCACGTTTACACCTTCACTGACAAGTTTTCAGGGAACCTCAGGCCTCTCTTTTTCCTGGGTGCCTTTTTGGGGGGCAGAAATGCAGAGCCCTTGGTGATCTCCTGGGTCAGGGACACGCAGGGGACCGGGTGCATCATCCTGtgacagcagctgctctggcttcCCACTGGCGGGCAGAGACCTTGGGAGCCCGACTGGCTCCTCCTGTGAGCAGGAGGGTGATGGTGGGGCAGCACCAGGGAAATATCTGTGTGCCTTGGTGAGCGTCATGGAAGGGTCCCCGCATGCTCCTGGCTGCTGGAGGTCACCTGCCAAGTGTGACACCCACCCCGTGCCATGCCTGTGCTGGAAAGGGCACTTTGCAGTGGGGATGTGCCGTAACCCTGTGTGCTGCTGATGGGGACAGGGGATCCCACTGACCACCACTGCCCTGCTGCTCATCTCACAGGCTGCTGGAGAAGGATACATGCCCAGCCTGCTGCATAGTGCTGATTTTGGTGTGAATTGTACTGGAACAAGGCAATAAAGGGTTGATTTGGGGAGCCTTGTGTGGTTAGCACTGTGGTTTTATGGTGCATCCATCCCTGCTCGTTAGCCCCAGGTAATCTGCGACATCTCAGAGGGCAAAGGGTGCTGCTGGACCTGGTCATCTGCAGCCCAGAGAGGGTCCTCGAGAGATCCTGCTGTGGCATCAGTGGGACACCACAGCAAGCTGGGCACCTGTCAGGCAGGGATTCGgtagcagcagctgcctgtgtAGTTGGCCACACTTCAGCCTCGTGGTGCTGGGACCTGCGGTGAAAGCGAGGGGACTTCTGTATGGGTGTGGGTGGTCCTGGGCTGCTCTCTCATCCGCTGGCAGGGAGATGACCTCTGGGTCTGGTagctccagctcctccacctcccctcACAAGCCCCATGGGTGGGAAATCTCCAAGCATGGGAAGCAGTGAGTTGCCCACCACAGGTGGGGGCACTTCAAGGGCTGCAAAacccagggaaagaaaaataacccagCCTCTGCTGATGTCTCCAAAGGTCACCTTTCGTCTCTCCATCCCCTGGGACATCGCTTCTCCTCCAGGCTCTATTGCTGCCCAAGGTTCTTGCCTCAAGCAGTCTGCCAACCTGTCCTGGAGGAAAAGCTCTCAGGTCCTTAAGTTCAAGTGCGGCATCATCTAGTCCTACTCATTTAAACCAAAGTGCCTGTGGACCAGGGCCAGGAGACAGGAGATGCTGCtctgggggcaggcagggtggaGGCAATGCCAGCAGCTGTGGACtgccagctggagcagctgcagagcatgCTCTTTAgacaaaaataatgaagctgCTCAATTTAAAAACCAATTCAAttcaaataaaatgagatttgaTAAAGCATGGTCTGAAATGCTCAGCACCCTTTCTCTGGGTGTGTCCTGGATGGTCCTTTAGGAGTCTTTTAGTGAAAAATGATGCTGGACCTGGGATAGTTCCTCTCAGCTGAGTTTTGTTGCATTTTGCGGAGTCCCACCCTCCTCCCTTCAGCTTCAGGCTCTTTCTTTTGGAAGTTGCATGGCAGAGAGAAGAGACCAGCTAGAAGAGCCCAGTCCCAGCTTTGTCATATCCCAGGAAGGAGAAGGGCAATGGGTCTTGGTGGGCTCTGCAGCTCATTGACCTCCATAGAGATCTTACAGAGGGTGTTTATGGAGCCTGAGAAGGTAGGAAAGGACAGGAACTTTGAGGTCTTGACAGAGGACTGGAAGAAGAGGcaatttggggaggggggagtggtGAGGACAGCCAGGGAAACCTGTTGTGCAGGGTGACAGTTGGGAAGGGATCAGGCTAAATGTCACTGAACCAGGGGCAGGACAAGGTGGTGGGATGGAAACTGTCCAGAAAGCAAAAGTAATCTGACCATGGCAAGTTGACAGATGAGTGGCACTCGCTGCGGTGTCGGAAACACGAAGAGCATTTCCAGAATAGGCAGGAGGAAGTGCAACAGTTCGGAGATCTTGCAAATAGGGTGAAGAAATGAATGAGCAGAAAGGATGTGAACTCACCCCGATGCAGCACCCAAAGCATTCCTAGAAATTGTGAATTTGCCTCTCCcacaaaggagaggaaagattgAACGCATGAGATAGCTCTGAATATGCTATAAAATTTTCCATCTGGTGGACTCTCCACATCACTTGCAACTAAGAAACTGCTTGGGGCAGATACCAGTCTGCCCTGAGATGCCCAGACTGGTTGGCAATGGGCAGCTAGAGAAAAGCCAGGAGCACTGGGACCTGGCTTTTAGAGCTCCCTGCTAACTTAAAGCTAAAGCTGTTCCTAAAGCTATTTGCAAGCAGGTTTTCTGTTTAAGTCATGACAAGTTGAGCTTGCCCCTGTTCTCAATGGAAACACATTTATTGCCTGGTTCTGGCCTTCACACCGATCCTACCCAGCAAGGATCAGGTCCTGCTCGGACCACCTGCCTCAGCCGTGAGGGATGGCTGCACGGCACAGCATGGTCTGACCCGAGCGTGTGGGTCTTCCCGCAAgtgctcctgctccccagctccaagCAAGCTGGTGACCCTCACACGGCATCATAAGGTTATTTATTACCAAAGGAGCTGACCAGTATGTGCCAGACTAATCACAGTCACACCAGTTCCATTCGATTTCCATATGCTGAAGGAAGATGGGCATATACATATGTTTTGCAGGGACATTTTGGGTTGAGACAGTCTCTTGCTGTGGTCCTAGGGTCCCAGGACTGATCTGCTCAAGGTGTCTGGTTTTACTGAGGGCAGTAATCTCTTGGGATACTACATGTGGCAGAATGGCcatggtttggggttgggtgaTCAGGGAGCTGTTTTTCTGAGCAATCTAgattaatgtaatatttttagGCTTTAGCTCCTGGGGCAGTTTGGTCACCCAGAGGCATTGACAGTGTCCCCTGTTAAGATTCTCCCGAGCAAAATTTACAGACCTGCAGTTCTTTCTCTTCTAGTGTAGTGGAAAATGCTTTGTTGTCATCTTACGGGCATGTGAGTAGTCGTCTGTGCCTTTCTAAGAACTAAGCAGAAATGTTCTTCCTGGTCTTCATTGCCACATCTGCCTTATGTTGGCCGTTACAGAAAAGGTGATAACCAGGCACCATTTCTAGCATAATACTTCTGTGTCTTCCTCAGCCCTGGAAGAATGGGATATAGTGCTACTTTAGGAAAACATTACTTTTGTATGCAGCATGCAAACACATCCACTTTTACATGCCTTTTTTGGATGCTGGCCCCCCAGAAGAGACATGGTCCCCCATCTTGGTGTCTCTAGGAAGAGCTGTTTTGGGTGGAGGACTgagcctctcctccctgcagcaaGCCAGGGCACAGATCCCTGGGATGGTGAGGAACGCACAGAGCTGGCGCTTCTGAGTGTACAGGTGTTTTGCCTTCAGGGTGTCTAATTCCTCTGAAAAAGTGGAGATGTAAAAGCCATCAGACCATGAACCTTGATTGCCATCAATCTGTATCTCCAtcagcacagcccagctccctctTCTGTGCAATGCCAGACTCTGACCTCCAACTCCCCTGGCTGTTGTTATACCTCAAAAAGCCTACGGACACACCAGGGTGATATAAACAACAAATACATAATGTGCATGTATGTTATAATAATGATGTTATCATAGTAATGATTTTACTTTAGTTCACAGCTAGGCTTTCCCGgggtttttgttaaaaatatttacttttctatACATTGCACAAAATAATCAGTAAACACCATGCTCTGGTTTCAGGATGAGTCTCCCTTATAGTAGTTTACGAATTCTGAAGCCCTTGACACCATTGCTCTTGTCTTGGTCTGAATCCAGAGGAAACCCCCTGCAAGCCACCCTCTTCTTGGGTCCCagcctctcctttctcttcatcTGCTGCCTTGGGCTTAGTGCCCTCTGCTTCTTGGGTTCACCTGCCCTGTCTCCAGTGGGTGCTCCCTGAGCACCCTGTGAGGCTGTTTCTGGGAGGGATGAGCATCACGATTAGCACCTCAGTCCCATGCATGAGCACCGGGGCATCCTGGGGCTCCTCCAAGGGCTGCATGGTGTGAGGGTTTTCTTGCACCACTCAGCTCTAGCAGTGAGATCAGCCTCAAATAGCTGCATCAATGTATATGGAAAGTACATCCCCTGCTCTGGGCACTGTAATCCCTGGGTGCAGATTTGAGCTAATGGCAACATGGGTACTGTagcccctgcctgtccctgctctgGGCCACCTTTCtgcactcctcctcctcctcctttgcaAAATGTGGCGGCTCTGAAGATCACCAGGGATGCTTGCTCCATGTGCACAACGCTGCTTGCGGGCCttggaggcagctgccggcttGCTGAAAGCTGCTGGCTGCCTTCGCCTTGCTCGTGCAGGCTTCGTTcacacctctgtgcctgggggTGTGGATTAATAAGGACGCTGTATTCCTCGCATGCACTTGGAGGGCTCCTCTGAGCTGTCACACGTAGGTGGGTGTAAGATCAAGAAAAACACGAGCAGTTCAGGACTCCCTGCAGGCTCCCAGAATAGCGGTGAGGAGTTAGCTGAGGTACCCAGCGTAGGTGTCTGCTGTGGGTGGCTTGAATGTGACCCGGCTTGTTAAGGATGTTGGCACTTGGGGTTGTTTACAACAGGCTCAAACAGTTCACGGGCTGGATGGTGCTCCTCAGATGATCCTGCGCTGTGTGTCCTTTGGCAAGAAACCCCAAGGCTGCGGGACTGCTCCCAGTGCCACAGGGACAGATGGGGCTTGTAGCCAAGAGGGACTGGGGAGGCTCAAGCCATTTTGGGATGATCCTGTTGCAGGTGTCCCTGTCCTGacccctgctcctgctgttcCCT
Coding sequences within:
- the LOC142032951 gene encoding E3 ubiquitin-protein ligase TRIM39-like, which translates into the protein MALAGALERLQEEAICPICLEYMSEPVSVDCGHNFCRGCIAKHCQEKGLWADGPFSCPQCRASCHRSGFRPNRQLANIVESIRQLGLRGGPGTETGTGTPLCAQHDERLKLFCEEDEEAICVVCRESLHHRSHTVYPIEEAAQVYKVKLQKSLEHLLKEVEDLRKRESAERMKTQECKETVKKKRERIVSEFGKLHRLLADEEKLLLQKLEEEEKRILLMINENLARLVEQKSLLEELILEIKEKTQQPADGLLKDMKSVLSRCEGMKFQSPKAVSVTLKENYSIPEHCLGMREMLKKFKVDVTLDPETAHPDLTLSEDRKSVRRGSKKLLLSLFDSPKRFSTTPAVLGSQVFFSGRCYWEVQVGDKPEWGLGLCRESASRKGNVLFSPDNGYWLLRLQNGGNYEALTLPVSPLTLTVRPRRIGIFLDYEAGEISFYNVSDRSHVYTFTDKFSGNLRPLFFLGAFLGGRNAEPLVISWVRDTQGTGCIIL